The Desulfoscipio gibsoniae DSM 7213 genome contains a region encoding:
- a CDS encoding DIP1984 family protein yields the protein MDKLKLAEALLERKSIKEQLDTLRERLIHNVRIQEGDEPTEKPQELMEKINESVDRLEKMIININRINVRTKLSDGATIMEAIARRDMLKLRHDTLTAALQTATEPIIRLSRSEVKFQVTVDVKEMHRELDRMAKEYRELDASIQAVNWLTDYTEG from the coding sequence GTGGATAAATTGAAGCTAGCCGAAGCATTGCTAGAAAGAAAGAGTATCAAGGAACAGCTTGATACCCTTCGGGAACGTTTAATACACAATGTTAGGATCCAGGAAGGGGACGAGCCCACGGAAAAACCGCAAGAACTTATGGAAAAGATTAACGAGTCGGTTGATCGGCTGGAAAAGATGATTATCAACATCAACCGGATTAACGTGCGGACAAAACTATCGGACGGCGCCACAATAATGGAGGCTATTGCGCGAAGGGACATGCTCAAACTGCGTCATGATACTCTTACTGCGGCACTTCAAACTGCCACCGAGCCGATTATCAGGTTGAGCCGTTCGGAGGTGAAATTCCAGGTTACGGTGGATGTTAAGGAGATGCACCGGGAGTTGGACAGGATGGCTAAGGAATACAGGGAACTTGACGCATCCATTCAGGCTGTGAATTGGCTGACCGATTACACTGAAGGTTAA
- a CDS encoding type II toxin-antitoxin system Phd/YefM family antitoxin, producing MNIKEDIRPISYIKANAAEILAQVNESHRPVYVTQNGEAKAVLLDTESYEKMKKALGLLKLLAQGERDIIDGKVLSQEDFFSVMDRGFDNIRP from the coding sequence ATGAATATTAAAGAAGATATTAGGCCTATTTCTTATATTAAAGCCAATGCGGCTGAGATTTTGGCGCAAGTAAACGAGAGCCACAGGCCTGTCTATGTTACTCAAAACGGAGAAGCTAAGGCGGTTCTGTTGGATACTGAATCCTATGAAAAAATGAAGAAGGCTCTCGGTTTATTAAAATTACTGGCCCAAGGGGAACGTGATATAATCGATGGAAAAGTCTTATCGCAGGAAGATTTTTTTTCGGTTATGGATCGCGGCTTTGATAATATAAGACCATGA
- the rph gene encoding rifamycin-inactivating phosphotransferase, protein MNRYVFYFNEIDKSSLASVGGKGANLGELCRIPGIVVPAGFCVATSAYRDFVNTSREFAALLKTLESINAESMEELKAAGERMRTHLENLDIPAPIQQEIIQAWRKTGSHHAYAVRSSATAEDLPGASFAGQQDTFLNIEGEKNILDSVRKCWASLFTDRAIAYRQKNGFRHDQVLLAVVVQRMVFPEVSGIMFTADPVTGNRKIVSIDASFGLGEALVSGVVSADLYQVRADKLIKKQIAKKEIVIYARPEGGTAKVELEGERQTAPALSEEQAVRLARMGRSIENHFGSPQDIEWCLADNKIFVVQSRPITTLYPVPKADDDKLHLFLSIGHPQMMTEAIKPLGISVFRTVFPFGKRSPQAESDLLREAGSRLYLDLTPMLEYREARKRLPEMLLNLDESMSRAVQEFVEREEFQAAAQPGKRVEFGLVKKAFPTGFAVLRNILYRDNYQAIDEMNRFIAEQVKENRAKLQEVSGADRIAQIQEMLSTLIPRVVPMVAQYLPTAIITFKLIESLSKKWLGDAAELGNISKSPPGNVTTEMGLALGDVADAVRNYPAVIEYLKRAADGTFWDGLKTVPGGEEVLPVFLSFFEKYGMRGTGEIDITRSRWREAPTQLVPAILSHIKSVRPGQHRCDFLAGKEDAELAAERLLERLRQTPRGSFKARRMQRLIRVHRSLIGIREHPKYYVMQNFDLIKQAILQEADELVAAGVLDRPEEVFWFSLQEIKEMIETQWVDRKVVAQRKEKYEHDAKLTPPRAITSEGEIITVKPGAEVPPGALTGSPVSAGTIEGRARVILRLEEAKMDKGDILVAPYTDPGWTPLFPLAAGLVTEVGGLMTHGAVVAREYGMPAVVGVDNATKLIRDGQRIRVNGTEGYVEVI, encoded by the coding sequence ATGAATCGGTACGTTTTCTACTTCAATGAAATAGACAAATCCAGTCTGGCCAGCGTGGGGGGTAAAGGAGCAAACCTGGGCGAACTGTGCCGTATTCCCGGGATTGTGGTGCCGGCAGGTTTTTGTGTGGCTACAAGCGCTTACAGGGATTTCGTGAATACGAGCAGGGAGTTTGCCGCCTTGCTGAAAACCCTGGAATCAATTAATGCTGAATCAATGGAGGAACTCAAGGCCGCGGGAGAACGCATGCGCACTCACTTGGAAAATCTGGACATTCCCGCCCCTATCCAACAGGAGATCATCCAGGCCTGGCGAAAGACCGGCAGTCATCATGCCTATGCCGTACGCTCCAGTGCCACGGCGGAAGACCTGCCGGGAGCGTCTTTTGCCGGACAGCAGGATACTTTCTTGAATATCGAGGGTGAGAAGAACATCCTTGACAGTGTCCGAAAGTGCTGGGCTTCTCTGTTCACCGACCGGGCCATCGCTTACCGGCAGAAGAATGGTTTCCGGCATGATCAAGTATTGCTGGCCGTGGTGGTACAGCGGATGGTCTTCCCCGAAGTGTCGGGGATCATGTTTACGGCCGATCCGGTGACCGGCAACCGGAAAATCGTATCCATCGATGCCAGTTTCGGCCTGGGCGAGGCACTTGTGTCAGGCGTTGTCTCCGCCGATTTGTACCAGGTAAGAGCGGATAAATTGATCAAGAAACAAATAGCAAAGAAAGAGATCGTCATCTATGCCCGGCCTGAGGGCGGGACAGCAAAAGTGGAACTTGAGGGAGAGAGGCAGACCGCCCCGGCTTTATCGGAAGAACAAGCGGTCAGGCTGGCCCGGATGGGACGAAGTATCGAAAATCACTTTGGTTCTCCCCAGGACATCGAGTGGTGTCTCGCTGACAATAAAATATTTGTTGTGCAGAGCCGGCCGATTACGACTCTCTATCCCGTTCCCAAAGCCGACGATGATAAACTTCACCTTTTCCTGTCTATCGGCCATCCGCAAATGATGACTGAGGCTATAAAGCCCCTGGGGATATCGGTATTCAGGACTGTTTTTCCTTTCGGCAAAAGATCGCCTCAGGCAGAGAGCGATCTGCTGCGAGAAGCCGGCAGCAGATTGTATCTCGATTTGACCCCGATGCTTGAGTATCGGGAGGCAAGGAAACGATTGCCCGAAATGCTGCTCAATCTTGATGAATCAATGAGCCGGGCGGTGCAGGAATTCGTTGAGCGAGAGGAATTCCAGGCTGCGGCGCAGCCCGGCAAAAGAGTGGAGTTTGGGCTGGTAAAAAAGGCCTTTCCGACGGGCTTTGCCGTCCTCAGAAATATCCTGTACCGTGATAATTACCAGGCCATTGATGAGATGAACCGGTTTATTGCCGAGCAAGTCAAGGAAAACAGGGCTAAGCTGCAAGAGGTGTCGGGTGCGGATAGAATCGCGCAGATTCAGGAAATGCTGTCTACTTTAATACCAAGGGTTGTTCCGATGGTAGCCCAGTACTTGCCGACCGCGATCATTACTTTCAAGCTCATTGAGAGTCTGTCCAAGAAGTGGCTTGGTGACGCAGCCGAATTGGGCAACATCAGTAAATCCCCGCCGGGGAACGTAACCACGGAAATGGGATTGGCGCTGGGAGATGTGGCCGATGCCGTGCGTAATTATCCGGCGGTGATCGAATACCTGAAGCGGGCAGCCGACGGAACATTTTGGGATGGCCTTAAGACTGTTCCCGGCGGAGAAGAGGTGCTGCCTGTTTTCTTAAGTTTTTTCGAAAAGTATGGTATGCGGGGGACGGGTGAAATCGACATTACCCGGTCGCGGTGGCGTGAGGCTCCGACCCAGTTGGTTCCCGCCATTCTGAGCCACATTAAGAGTGTCAGACCCGGGCAGCATCGCTGTGATTTCCTGGCCGGGAAAGAGGATGCTGAACTTGCCGCCGAAAGGCTGCTTGAGCGCCTGCGGCAAACGCCCCGTGGATCCTTCAAGGCCAGACGCATGCAGCGGCTGATCAGGGTGCACCGCTCATTGATTGGGATCAGGGAACATCCCAAATACTATGTTATGCAAAACTTCGATCTGATCAAGCAGGCCATTTTGCAGGAGGCCGATGAACTGGTGGCGGCCGGAGTTCTGGATCGCCCGGAAGAGGTGTTTTGGTTTTCGCTGCAGGAGATCAAGGAAATGATCGAAACACAGTGGGTGGATCGCAAAGTTGTTGCTCAGCGCAAAGAAAAATATGAACATGATGCCAAGCTGACTCCGCCCCGGGCTATAACCAGCGAGGGAGAGATCATCACCGTTAAACCGGGAGCCGAGGTCCCACCGGGCGCGCTGACCGGGAGCCCGGTGTCGGCCGGCACCATCGAGGGCCGCGCCCGGGTCATCCTCAGGCTGGAAGAGGCTAAAATGGATAAGGGGGATATCCTGGTGGCGCCGTACACCGATCCGGGCTGGACGCCGTTGTTCCCCCTAGCGGCCGGTCTGGTAACGGAAGTCGGAGGCTTAATGACCCATGGCGCCGTGGTGGCCCGGGAATATGGCATGCCGGCGGTGGTGGGGGTCGATAACGCCACGAAGCTGATCAGAGACGGACAGAGGATCCGGGTGAACGGAACGGAGGGGTATGTAGAAGTGATATGA
- a CDS encoding spore coat protein — protein sequence MNEADMLFDAAEFEKMTAATFARLAADAGSEDLRQKLLQHQNTIQQHQRQFADLMAQKAGQRNPV from the coding sequence ATGAATGAAGCTGATATGCTTTTTGACGCAGCGGAATTTGAAAAAATGACAGCCGCCACTTTTGCCCGTCTTGCTGCGGACGCCGGCAGCGAAGATTTAAGACAGAAATTGCTGCAACATCAGAACACTATTCAACAACATCAACGCCAGTTCGCAGATTTAATGGCTCAAAAAGCCGGGCAACGAAATCCTGTTTAA
- a CDS encoding serine/threonine-protein kinase, with amino-acid sequence MVKCPLCGNDNAAENAFCSHCGCRLGSSTRLIANNTLLEDRYQVVKLAGRGGMGAVYKALDRRLKDRVVAIKEMSIHAVGPDNVNAAIEAFEREAGLLICLDNPALPRVWDYFQGPDNRLYLVMDFIEGETLEAVLKRRGPIPEAEVLNWAQQLGDVLYYLHSHKPPIIFRDLKPANIMLTPQGRIKLIDFGIARHFKPGKTTDTVTYGSIGFSAPEQYGEGQTDARSDIYSLGATLYYLLTAQDPSKTPFHFEPISSIAEVSPQLEKAIHKTLQLKPDDRPSNVLEVMYLLNVTDQSHTDDSPTVILNPDQGLTMKLPPSGAGSNPTQALPYREKPNYKWATGALAIVLILFAAGFGFAKSALFTPQRVKQDSQAIVDNQSGIQLVNKGAPLPVDSTEEQANLEQEESEDYNEKVDKDEKDNEKDVKDNNDKKDGKVKKNITYEKYTNERFGFTIDYPREFKMKETLANGNGMVFTSPDGQAKLKAFGSYVREGDSLQDLYQASQKYAQTKIAYQQVGSSWFVLSWIKDDYVYYSKTFVGQGSTNTFIISYPRDEKEYYDQMTIHIEPSFKPGAVQQAR; translated from the coding sequence ATGGTTAAATGTCCTTTGTGCGGCAACGATAACGCAGCTGAAAACGCATTTTGTAGCCACTGCGGGTGCCGGTTAGGCAGCTCAACCCGTTTAATTGCAAACAATACCCTGCTGGAAGACCGTTATCAAGTGGTAAAGCTGGCCGGCCGCGGCGGGATGGGGGCGGTTTATAAAGCGCTGGACCGGCGACTGAAAGACCGGGTGGTGGCCATTAAGGAAATGAGCATCCATGCCGTCGGGCCAGACAATGTGAATGCGGCTATAGAAGCATTTGAGCGCGAGGCCGGCCTGTTAATCTGCCTGGACAACCCTGCTTTGCCGCGGGTTTGGGACTATTTTCAGGGTCCGGACAACCGGCTTTACCTGGTGATGGATTTTATTGAAGGGGAAACCCTGGAAGCTGTGCTCAAACGGCGCGGCCCCATACCGGAAGCCGAGGTATTAAACTGGGCGCAGCAGCTTGGCGATGTGCTGTATTACCTGCACAGCCATAAACCGCCAATAATTTTTCGTGACCTTAAGCCGGCCAACATTATGCTTACCCCCCAGGGTCGGATAAAACTTATCGATTTCGGCATAGCCAGGCACTTTAAGCCGGGAAAAACAACGGATACGGTAACTTACGGCTCCATCGGTTTTTCCGCGCCTGAACAATACGGGGAAGGCCAAACCGATGCCCGGTCGGATATATATTCCCTGGGCGCGACCCTTTATTACCTGTTGACGGCGCAAGACCCCAGCAAAACGCCTTTTCATTTTGAGCCCATCAGCAGTATAGCGGAGGTTTCGCCGCAGCTGGAAAAAGCCATCCACAAAACTTTGCAGCTGAAACCGGACGACCGCCCGTCAAACGTGCTGGAAGTAATGTACCTGCTTAACGTAACGGATCAAAGCCATACGGATGATTCCCCTACGGTAATTTTAAACCCGGACCAGGGATTGACAATGAAGCTACCTCCTTCCGGTGCAGGCAGCAACCCCACCCAGGCGCTCCCTTACAGGGAAAAACCAAATTACAAATGGGCCACCGGCGCTTTAGCTATAGTGCTTATTTTATTTGCTGCCGGGTTCGGCTTTGCTAAAAGTGCCCTATTTACGCCCCAAAGGGTAAAACAAGACAGCCAGGCTATAGTCGACAACCAATCAGGCATTCAATTGGTAAATAAGGGAGCACCACTGCCGGTTGATAGTACGGAAGAACAAGCAAACTTGGAGCAAGAAGAATCCGAGGATTATAATGAAAAGGTTGATAAGGATGAGAAGGATAATGAGAAGGATGTGAAGGATAATAATGATAAGAAGGATGGCAAGGTAAAAAAAAATATAACTTACGAAAAATACACCAATGAGCGGTTTGGTTTTACTATTGACTACCCCCGAGAATTTAAAATGAAAGAAACACTGGCCAACGGTAACGGCATGGTGTTTACCTCGCCGGACGGACAGGCTAAATTAAAGGCCTTTGGCTCCTACGTCAGGGAGGGCGACTCTTTACAGGACTTATACCAGGCATCCCAAAAATATGCCCAAACAAAAATAGCCTACCAACAGGTAGGCAGCAGCTGGTTTGTGCTTTCGTGGATCAAAGATGACTATGTTTATTATTCAAAAACCTTTGTGGGCCAGGGCTCAACCAATACCTTTATTATTTCTTACCCTCGAGATGAAAAAGAATATTATGACCAAATGACAATACATATAGAGCCATCCTTCAAGCCCGGCGCCGTGCAGCAAGCCCGATAA
- a CDS encoding type II toxin-antitoxin system RelE/ParE family toxin has protein sequence MTKEPYQVFWTQTAQQDLKKIIEYIAADSEIQAKRIYFAIKQKVDDLQYMPLQGRIVPELRYYGVLTYRELIRPPWRIIYKTEENKVWVLAVIDGRRNVEDILLDRFI, from the coding sequence ATGACTAAAGAGCCATATCAGGTATTCTGGACACAAACTGCCCAGCAGGATTTAAAAAAAATAATTGAATACATTGCCGCTGATAGTGAAATTCAAGCGAAAAGAATTTATTTTGCAATTAAACAAAAAGTCGATGACCTACAGTATATGCCCCTTCAGGGAAGAATTGTTCCGGAATTAAGATATTATGGTGTATTAACCTACAGGGAATTAATTAGACCGCCTTGGCGAATTATTTATAAAACTGAAGAAAACAAAGTATGGGTGCTTGCAGTAATTGATGGAAGAAGAAATGTGGAGGATATATTGCTTGATAGATTCATTTAG
- a CDS encoding PH domain-containing protein: MDKFFPIAPMDRTSKIMSNPFTTIIAICSIGLIWLIPYIFSPRGYKVTPKGIIIQLKLSSHFISKDKIKSIKLVGSIEPGNGITWLSGQFGYAGLFALKSGSMARVYATCWDNMVQIQTDNIDPYLLSPQDPVNFVKSVKELDRLKSGSR, from the coding sequence ATGGATAAATTTTTTCCTATTGCCCCGATGGATAGAACTTCTAAAATAATGTCAAATCCATTCACAACTATCATTGCTATTTGCAGTATCGGTTTAATTTGGCTAATACCATACATATTCTCACCGCGCGGTTATAAAGTAACGCCCAAAGGTATAATCATACAGCTTAAGTTATCCTCTCATTTTATAAGCAAAGATAAAATAAAATCCATTAAGTTGGTTGGTTCAATAGAACCTGGTAACGGAATTACTTGGTTATCCGGACAATTCGGATACGCAGGGTTATTTGCATTAAAAAGTGGCTCAATGGCTCGTGTATATGCAACATGCTGGGATAATATGGTCCAGATACAAACGGATAACATTGATCCGTATTTACTATCGCCTCAAGACCCAGTGAATTTTGTTAAAAGCGTTAAAGAATTGGACAGGTTGAAATCAGGATCCAGGTGA
- a CDS encoding efflux RND transporter permease subunit, giving the protein MRLSEFSLRHRYTVFALILAIIFFGVNAKGSMNVELFPDTAPPLVNVVTSYPGVGAEDVASEVSETLEDEFATLDGVRAVKSTSQDALSLVKVEFNYGVDVNLAAVDVQNAVSRVGRDLPVGALEPRVLKFSTSDRPVITYAISGRGLDLTAVRDLVENEIKDKLQLVEGVAAVDIFGGYENQVNVLLDRHRMDALGLSPAQVAEALRKQNITGPGGSIVQEDKEIIIRVVESYSHPRQVEQTIVADRNGGVVRIKDVARVESATSRPTAAYSKDSTDAIALFILKKSGTNTVEVVDNVTKAVAGLRNAYPMLEFTVADDDSDFTRQVVSGMTGSIMYALVFTALIILLFIASIRESLVVNISMPMTFLCTLALMRAFDLELNMVTLSALILSVGVVVDNSIVVVENISRHREEFGKDYMQAALDGAGEITLPVLAGSATTVVVLLPLLFIEGFVGRVFAPLASTLILAILASLFISLAIIPLFTVLLPAKLLHRGDRAVAAAAGPFNRMMELLKGIYLRLLDTALSQRAATLLLALFLLVMGARLMAGLGMEVLPRMDAGTFFIDLRTPPGYSLAQTRQVVERVEKILDGQTEVVSYSTKIGYEGGARYLGESGAMSVNSAYITAQLTSRKARQQTIIDILEEIRQQIRQVPGIETFVVKESGSTAVATTSAPIDVRISGRDPAVLERLAGEVAGKIANVQGVVNIYNSWSMNSPELHVEVDEERAGALGLDAEAVTRQLFGSLEGINATELEVPQRDNVKIQVRYDDKYAGTEGDLEDVLLNGGPGISVPLRQVARVESLLGPDLVTRENGERTIDVLGYVMTRPLSQVTADIQKELKTINLPDGYQIALVGERSDLLDSKSDLQRALLVAVLGVYLVLVMQFRSFLHPLTIMSAIPLVLTGVALALILAGKPVSMPVLLGLILLAGTVVNNSILLVDHINAARLRGADRRAALLEAVATRYRPIMMTALSDVAGMLPLALELSVGSERFSPLATAVVGGILSATLLTMVVIPVIYSVLDDLARKVVYHE; this is encoded by the coding sequence ATGAGGCTCTCCGAATTTTCCCTGCGCCATCGCTATACTGTTTTCGCCCTGATCCTGGCTATTATATTTTTTGGTGTCAATGCCAAAGGTAGTATGAATGTTGAACTGTTTCCCGATACTGCGCCGCCTCTGGTCAACGTGGTTACTTCTTATCCCGGCGTGGGGGCTGAAGATGTGGCATCCGAGGTTAGCGAAACGCTGGAGGATGAATTTGCCACCCTGGACGGGGTTCGGGCGGTTAAATCAACCTCTCAGGATGCTCTTTCCCTGGTCAAAGTAGAATTTAATTACGGGGTAGATGTTAACCTGGCCGCGGTAGATGTCCAAAATGCCGTATCCCGTGTGGGCCGGGATTTGCCGGTGGGGGCCCTGGAACCAAGGGTGCTCAAATTCAGCACCTCCGACCGCCCGGTTATTACATATGCTATTAGTGGTCGCGGGCTTGATCTTACCGCGGTACGTGATCTGGTGGAAAATGAGATTAAGGACAAGTTGCAGTTGGTTGAGGGTGTGGCTGCCGTGGATATTTTCGGCGGTTACGAAAACCAGGTTAACGTGCTGCTGGACCGGCACCGGATGGATGCCCTGGGACTTTCCCCTGCCCAGGTAGCGGAGGCATTGCGCAAACAGAACATTACCGGTCCGGGGGGGAGCATAGTCCAGGAGGATAAGGAGATAATTATCCGAGTGGTGGAGAGTTACTCCCATCCGCGCCAGGTGGAGCAAACCATAGTTGCCGACCGGAACGGTGGAGTTGTGCGGATAAAGGACGTGGCCCGGGTGGAAAGTGCCACCTCCCGTCCCACTGCGGCATATAGTAAGGACAGCACCGATGCCATAGCTTTATTTATTCTCAAAAAGAGTGGAACCAATACCGTGGAGGTGGTTGATAACGTCACCAAAGCGGTGGCCGGCCTGCGCAACGCTTATCCAATGCTGGAATTTACGGTGGCGGACGACGATTCGGACTTTACCCGGCAGGTAGTGAGCGGCATGACGGGCAGTATTATGTACGCCCTGGTTTTTACCGCCCTGATTATATTGCTATTTATTGCCAGTATCAGGGAGTCGCTGGTGGTGAACATTTCCATGCCCATGACTTTTCTCTGCACACTGGCTTTGATGCGGGCCTTTGATTTAGAGCTTAATATGGTGACTTTGTCGGCATTGATTCTCAGCGTTGGTGTTGTAGTGGACAATTCCATTGTGGTGGTGGAAAATATCAGCCGGCACCGTGAGGAGTTTGGCAAAGATTACATGCAGGCGGCGCTTGATGGCGCGGGTGAAATCACCCTCCCGGTGCTGGCCGGGTCTGCCACAACGGTAGTGGTGCTGCTGCCGCTGTTGTTTATCGAGGGATTTGTGGGACGGGTTTTCGCTCCCTTGGCATCAACTCTAATACTGGCCATCTTGGCATCGCTGTTTATCTCCCTGGCCATTATCCCTCTATTTACAGTATTGTTGCCGGCCAAGCTGCTGCACAGGGGGGATCGTGCGGTGGCGGCGGCAGCCGGCCCGTTCAACCGCATGATGGAGTTGCTAAAAGGTATTTACCTGAGGTTGCTGGATACGGCCTTATCTCAACGGGCGGCTACTCTGTTGCTGGCGCTGTTTCTTTTGGTAATGGGTGCCAGATTAATGGCCGGTCTGGGGATGGAAGTATTGCCCCGGATGGACGCCGGAACGTTCTTTATTGACCTGCGGACACCGCCGGGATATTCACTGGCACAAACCAGGCAGGTGGTGGAGCGAGTGGAAAAAATACTGGATGGCCAGACAGAAGTGGTATCATATAGCACAAAAATTGGTTACGAGGGCGGTGCCAGGTACCTGGGGGAATCCGGTGCCATGAGTGTTAACAGTGCCTACATTACGGCTCAGTTGACCTCGCGAAAAGCAAGACAGCAAACCATTATAGATATACTGGAGGAAATCAGACAGCAAATTAGGCAGGTGCCCGGAATAGAAACATTTGTGGTCAAGGAAAGCGGCAGCACCGCTGTCGCCACTACCAGTGCTCCCATTGATGTTAGAATCAGCGGACGTGACCCGGCGGTGCTGGAAAGGCTAGCCGGTGAGGTGGCCGGTAAAATAGCTAATGTGCAGGGGGTAGTTAATATTTACAACAGTTGGAGTATGAACAGCCCGGAATTGCACGTGGAGGTTGACGAGGAGCGGGCCGGTGCGCTGGGGCTTGATGCCGAAGCGGTAACCCGCCAGCTGTTTGGCAGTCTGGAAGGAATAAACGCCACTGAATTAGAGGTGCCGCAGAGGGACAATGTGAAAATCCAGGTGCGTTACGATGATAAATATGCCGGTACGGAAGGCGATCTGGAAGACGTACTATTAAACGGCGGCCCGGGTATCAGTGTGCCCTTGCGACAGGTAGCCCGTGTGGAAAGTTTACTGGGTCCCGACCTGGTTACCCGGGAAAACGGGGAACGTACCATTGATGTATTGGGCTATGTTATGACTCGACCCCTTAGCCAGGTGACTGCAGATATTCAAAAAGAACTGAAAACAATAAACCTGCCCGATGGTTATCAAATTGCACTGGTGGGGGAACGTTCCGACTTGCTGGACTCCAAAAGTGACCTGCAGCGTGCTTTGCTGGTGGCCGTGCTGGGGGTATATCTGGTATTGGTGATGCAGTTCCGGTCTTTTTTACACCCGCTGACCATTATGTCCGCCATTCCTCTGGTGCTGACGGGGGTGGCCCTAGCTTTGATTTTGGCCGGAAAACCGGTTTCCATGCCGGTACTTCTGGGCTTGATCCTGCTGGCCGGTACCGTGGTGAATAATTCCATCCTGTTGGTGGATCATATCA
- a CDS encoding efflux RND transporter periplasmic adaptor subunit has protein sequence MEVSKHLLTKWTIVKKLFIFLLIIGLLALTGVVGMTRIRQMYNMPPKEQHVGIPVETVTAGRGAVTRSMEYTGTVESYSVSSPAAKISERVEKVAVREGDRVNPGDVLITLSAAELQSKVDTLSRRVETAKLNLAHRESEVQVYKVLAEEGAIPEHDYNNIIYNRDTAAASLREAEALLAEAQLALNNTIIRSEIAGVVAAVDIEAGDQATPGKPLISVVDADNLKVLIQVIENDLPLIQPGMPAKIHFPGGRHIEASVGQTYPILDSKTRSATVEIPLPVKQVREQKVLSGMSANVVLVLAQKKDALLLPVDSVVQRQSKSYVFLVENGKAVQTEVKTGISDWNNVEIISGIDAKNQVVLRPPSDLRDGKDVYLLDGGSKS, from the coding sequence GTGGAGGTAAGTAAACATTTACTAACTAAATGGACAATTGTTAAAAAGCTGTTTATATTTCTATTAATTATTGGGCTCTTGGCCCTTACCGGTGTGGTAGGTATGACGCGCATACGACAAATGTATAATATGCCACCAAAAGAACAGCATGTGGGGATTCCGGTAGAAACTGTTACCGCCGGCCGCGGGGCGGTGACCAGGAGCATGGAGTATACGGGTACAGTTGAATCGTATTCCGTCTCCTCTCCGGCGGCCAAAATTAGCGAGCGGGTGGAAAAAGTGGCTGTGCGGGAGGGTGATCGGGTAAATCCCGGCGATGTGCTGATAACTCTAAGCGCTGCTGAATTACAAAGCAAAGTAGATACACTGTCCCGCCGGGTGGAGACGGCCAAACTTAATTTAGCGCACCGGGAAAGCGAAGTCCAAGTTTATAAGGTGCTGGCTGAAGAAGGGGCCATACCGGAACATGATTATAACAATATAATTTACAACCGGGATACCGCCGCTGCCTCTTTGCGCGAAGCGGAAGCCCTGTTGGCTGAGGCCCAATTGGCTCTGAATAATACAATTATTCGTTCGGAAATTGCCGGTGTTGTTGCCGCCGTAGATATAGAAGCAGGTGACCAGGCGACACCGGGTAAACCTCTAATAAGCGTGGTGGATGCAGATAATTTAAAAGTGCTTATACAGGTTATTGAAAATGACCTGCCTCTGATCCAGCCGGGTATGCCGGCAAAGATACATTTTCCGGGTGGTCGCCATATTGAAGCATCAGTGGGGCAAACTTATCCCATTTTGGATAGTAAAACTCGCAGTGCTACCGTGGAAATCCCGCTGCCGGTCAAACAAGTGCGGGAGCAAAAAGTATTGTCCGGTATGAGTGCCAATGTAGTGTTGGTTCTGGCCCAAAAAAAAGATGCGCTGCTGCTGCCGGTAGATTCGGTGGTTCAGCGGCAGAGTAAATCATATGTATTCCTGGTTGAAAACGGCAAAGCTGTACAGACCGAAGTAAAAACCGGTATTTCTGACTGGAACAACGTAGAAATTATCAGCGGCATTGATGCCAAAAACCAAGTTGTTTTACGCCCGCCATCCGACTTGCGCGACGGAAAAGATGTATATCTCTTGGATGGGGGTAGTAAATCATGA